The Papaver somniferum cultivar HN1 unplaced genomic scaffold, ASM357369v1 unplaced-scaffold_18, whole genome shotgun sequence genome includes a window with the following:
- the LOC113338074 gene encoding ruBisCO large subunit-binding protein subunit beta, chloroplastic, which produces MASTLTTMSSVGSVAATCSRATTDKKLSSSSQISRVCFGGRGQNVVLQRRCSSKIRAAKELYFNKDGSAIKKLQAGVNKLADLVGVTLGPKGRNVVLESKYGSPKIVNDGVTVAKEVELEDPVENIGAKLVRQAAAKTNDLAGDGTTTSVVLAQGLIAEGVKVVAAGANPVQITRGIEKTTKALVAELKLMSKEVEDSELADVAAVSAGNNLEVGQMIAEAMSRVGRKGVVTLEEGKSSENHLYVVEGMQFDRGYISPYFVTDSEKMTVEFENCKLLLVDKKISNARDLIGVLEEAIRGGYPILIIAEDIEQEALATLVVNKLRGALKIAALKAPGFGERKSQYLDDIAILTGATVIREEVGLTLDKADSEVLGHASKVVLTKETTTIVGDGSTQDAVDKRVAQIRNLIEVAEQDYEKEKLNERVAKLSGGVAVIQVGAQTETELKEKKLRVEDALNATKAAVEEGIVVGGGCTLLRLASKVDAIKLTLDNDEQKVGAEIVRRALCYPLKLIAKNAGDNGSVVMEKVLSNDNFKFGYNAATGKYEDLMAAGIIDPTKVVRCCLEHAASVARTFLTSDVVVVDIKEPEAAMVNPMDNSGYGY; this is translated from the exons ATGGcttcaactttgacaacaatgtcATCTGTTGGTTCAGTGGCTGCTACATGTAGCCGTGCCACCACAGACAAGAAGCTTTCAAGCTCTTCACAGATATCTAGAGTGTGTTTTGGTGGAAGAGGACAGAATGTGGTATTGCAAAGAAGATGTTCATCAAAGATTAGGGCAGCCAAAGAGCTGTATTTTAACAAGGACGGGTCCGCTATTAAGAAGCTGCAA GCCGGGGTTAACAAACTTGCAGATCTTGTTGGAGTTACTCTTGGTCCCAAGGGTAGGAATGTTGTTTTGGAAAGCAAGTACGGCTCCCCCAAGATTGTGAACGATGGAGTGACTGTGGCCAAAGAG GTCGAGTTGGAAGATCCAGTTGAAAACATCGGTGCTAAATTGGTGAGACAAGCTGCTGCTAAGACTAATGACTTAGCTGGGGATGGTACAACTACATCTGTTGTTCTAGCCCAAGGGTTGATTGCTGAAGGAGTCAAG GTGGTAGCTGCTGGTGCTAACCCTGTTCAAATTACACGTGGTATTGAGAAGACAACAAAAGCTTTGGTTGCCGAGCTTAAACTAATGTCGAAAGAG GTTGAGGACAGTGAGCTTGCAGATGTGGCTGCTGTTAGTGCAGGAAACAACCTAGAAGTCGGACAGATGATTGCTGAAGCAATGAGCAGAGTAGGGAGGAAGGGAGTAGTGACACTTGAAGAaggaaagagctctgagaaccACCTCTATGTTGTAGAAGGAATGCAATTCGACCGTGGTTATATCTCCCCATACTTCGTTACAGACAGTGAGAAAATGACGGTTGAATTTGAGAACTGCAAG TTACTTCTTGTTGACAAAAAGATCTCAAATGCTAGGGATCTTATCGGTGTCCTAGAAGAGGCTATTAGAGGAGGATACCCTATCTTGATAATTGCTGAAGACATTGAACAAGAGGCTCTTGCAACTCTTGTTGTAAATAAGCTCAGGGGTGCCTTAAAGATTGCTGCACTTAAAGCTCCTGGATTTGGAGAACGCAAGAGCCAATACCTTGATGACATCGCTATCTTGACTGGAG CAACCGTAATCAGAGAAGAAGTCGGGCTAACCCTAGACAAAGCTGACAGTGAAGTGCTTGGACATGCTTCCAAGGTCGTGCTAACAAAAGAAACCACTACAATTGTGGGTGATGGAAGCACTCAGGATGCAGTTGATAAGCGTGTTGCCCAGATCAGAAACCTAATTGAG GTTGCTGAACAGGACTACGAAAAAGAAAAGCTGAACGAGAGAGTCGCAAAACTCTCTGGTGGTGTTGCAGTTATTCAA GTTGGAGCACAAACTGAAACTGAGCTTAAGGAAAAGAAACTGAGAGTAGAAGATGCTCTTAATGCAACAAAG GCTGCTGTGGAGGAAGGAATTGTTGTAGGTGGTGGTTGCACCCTACTGAGACTGGCCTCAAAGGTTGACGCCATTAAGTTAACTCTTGATAACGACGAGCAGAAG GTTGGTGCGGAAATCGTTAGAAGGGCCTTGTGTTATCCACTTAAGCTAATTGCCAAGAATGCTGGTGACAACGGAAGTGTAGTGATGGAGAAG GTGCTCTCCAATGACAATTTCAAGTTTGGGTACAACGCTGCAACTGGCAAATACGAGGATTTGATGGCTGCTGGAATTATTGACCCTACCAAG GTTGTGAGATGTTGCTTGGAGCACGCAGCTTCAGTAGCAAGGACCTTCCTAACTTCAGATGTTGTGGTTGTTGACATTAAAGAGCCCGAAGCAGCTATGGTTAACCCAATGGATAACTCAGGATATGGTTACTAA